The following coding sequences lie in one Sphingobium sp. KCTC 72723 genomic window:
- a CDS encoding DUF6453 family protein: protein MAYGASFLNDAQAVQLDETTPCMSLIARGQINPSNESNGSVWVPAVSNGQYPLMAIRPTNISAAVVGVEKNGQNFQWQITSQNSPRNNGSNWAIDWYIFDKPNPTPSTSGWGLELCNSAGQVTYSSKQGPMCIAGTGHGTYAGGRTYAFHQNRMAIERGAEIYDLVEIDDSYGNGTGQYEVKLVGYEKINSGWEVVGNQVAQVHQNGGDYWIYPSVLLILDVTNL from the coding sequence ATGGCCTATGGAGCATCCTTTCTCAACGACGCGCAAGCGGTCCAGCTAGACGAGACAACCCCTTGTATGTCGTTGATCGCCCGTGGGCAGATCAACCCATCTAACGAGAGCAATGGCAGTGTTTGGGTGCCAGCAGTCTCGAATGGCCAGTATCCACTCATGGCCATCAGACCCACGAACATTAGCGCGGCAGTGGTTGGTGTTGAAAAGAACGGTCAGAATTTCCAGTGGCAGATTACCAGTCAGAACTCACCGCGCAATAATGGCAGCAACTGGGCTATCGACTGGTATATTTTCGACAAGCCTAATCCCACACCATCGACTTCTGGTTGGGGTCTGGAACTCTGTAACAGCGCTGGTCAGGTTACATATTCGTCCAAGCAAGGACCGATGTGTATCGCTGGAACAGGACATGGCACATACGCTGGCGGTCGCACCTATGCCTTCCATCAGAACCGGATGGCCATCGAGCGCGGTGCTGAGATTTACGATTTAGTAGAAATCGACGACAGCTATGGCAACGGTACTGGCCAATATGAAGTCAAGCTGGTTGGATATGAAAAGATCAACAGCGGTTGGGAAGTCGTGGGTAATCAGGTGGCCCAAGTCCATCAGAATGGCGGCGACTACTGGATTTACCCATCCGTATTGTTGATCCTCGATGTCACAAATCTCTGA
- the istB gene encoding IS21-like element helper ATPase IstB, whose product MTRTKDQAAAVLPTLLKALRLPSINRNWKRLTDTADRDGWPAANLLASLLEIEMADRSSRRIQRHRDQSGLPAGKTFATFDFDAAPGIRKPHLLSLAAGDDWIENGGNLLLFGQSGTGKTHAVAAIGHALIDTGRRVLFCSTTDMVQKLQSARRDLSLPAMLDKLDKFDLIVLDDLSYVRKDQVETSALFELIAHRYERHSLAITANQPFSAWDNVFPDPAMTVAAIDRLVHHSTIIEMNGESYRKRSAVARINAGDYDPPNGAPDRPS is encoded by the coding sequence ATGACCCGCACCAAGGATCAGGCCGCCGCCGTACTGCCTACCCTGCTGAAGGCCTTGCGCCTGCCGAGCATCAACCGCAACTGGAAGCGCCTCACCGACACCGCCGATCGCGATGGCTGGCCGGCCGCCAACCTGCTGGCCTCGCTTCTCGAGATCGAGATGGCTGATCGCTCCTCCCGGCGCATCCAGCGCCATCGCGACCAGTCCGGCTTGCCCGCAGGCAAGACCTTCGCCACCTTCGATTTCGACGCCGCCCCCGGCATCCGCAAACCGCACCTCTTGTCCCTCGCCGCCGGTGACGACTGGATCGAGAACGGCGGCAACCTGCTGCTGTTCGGCCAGAGTGGGACCGGCAAGACGCACGCAGTTGCCGCCATTGGCCATGCCCTCATCGACACGGGGCGGCGCGTCCTGTTCTGCTCCACCACCGACATGGTCCAGAAGCTCCAGTCCGCGCGCCGCGACCTCAGCCTGCCCGCCATGCTCGACAAGCTCGACAAGTTCGATCTCATCGTGCTCGACGATCTGTCCTACGTCCGCAAGGACCAGGTCGAGACCAGCGCCTTGTTCGAGCTCATCGCCCACCGCTACGAACGCCACTCGCTCGCCATTACCGCCAACCAGCCATTTTCGGCATGGGACAACGTCTTCCCTGATCCCGCCATGACTGTCGCCGCGATCGACCGCCTCGTGCACCACTCGACCATCATCGAGATGAACGGCGAAAGCTACCGCAAGCGTTCCGCCGTCGCCCGCATCAACGCCGGCGATTACGACCCGCCCAATGGCGCCCCGGACCGGCCATCATAA
- a CDS encoding PA2169 family four-helix-bundle protein, with protein sequence MSDSSHDISTLNGLIATTLDSVDGYTEAAKDSENARFTALFTSRASERRQVVTRLQQEVRTLGGNPEDDGTILAGAHRVFLNLKAALTGKDDKAIINEVEAGEDHIKAKFEDAIADRDLSPATRAVIEQSYVSVKEGHDEMRDIKHSMQH encoded by the coding sequence ATGTCCGATTCCAGCCACGATATTTCCACGCTCAACGGCCTGATCGCCACCACGCTCGACAGCGTCGATGGCTATACCGAAGCGGCCAAGGACAGCGAAAATGCCCGCTTCACCGCGCTGTTCACCAGCCGCGCCAGCGAACGGCGTCAGGTCGTCACGCGCCTGCAACAGGAAGTCCGCACGCTGGGCGGCAACCCGGAAGATGACGGCACGATCCTGGCCGGGGCGCACCGCGTTTTCCTGAACCTCAAAGCCGCACTGACGGGCAAGGATGACAAGGCGATCATCAACGAAGTCGAAGCGGGCGAAGATCATATCAAGGCCAAGTTCGAAGACGCCATCGCCGATCGCGACCTGTCGCCTGCGACCCGCGCAGTGATCGAACAAAGCTATGTTTCGGTCAAGGAAGGCCATGACGAAATGCGCGACATCAAACATTCGATGCAGCATTGA
- a CDS encoding DUF6771 family protein: MTHPDSLWLAQSLLHAPAWARVALTAPNERLREQAAVELAQSIMIAIEHPPTIWDHRQMMLPL; this comes from the coding sequence ATGACCCACCCCGACTCACTTTGGCTCGCTCAGAGCCTTCTCCACGCGCCAGCATGGGCCAGAGTTGCCCTCACGGCACCCAACGAACGCCTTCGCGAACAGGCAGCAGTCGAACTCGCGCAAAGCATCATGATAGCCATAGAGCATCCCCCGACGATCTGGGATCACAGGCAGATGATGCTGCCGCTGTGA
- the istA gene encoding IS21 family transposase, with amino-acid sequence MTHRRQHTQAVAAAKAGISERSARRIENDPQLPSQKKKERHWRTRADPLEPFWPRIEELLQIDGIIAVTVFETLQDEFGEDAVPDAIRRTLERRIARWRALHGGEKEIFFPQHHEPGRQGLSDFTVCDSLKVTVAGETLAYRLYHFRLAASGWEHAAVVLGGESFAALSEHLQDALWKLGGAPAEHRSDSLSAAYKNLDADAQRDFTRSYDELCRHYRMLATRNNRGEAHENGSIEGPHAHLKRRLDQALRRRGSRDFVSIEAWREFVEAQVARQNRRHAARIDAERRVLKALPARRTTDFAMVTVDVTRNGTVAIDRVTYSVPSRLVGRRLNAHLFDDRIELFLGPDRVMSTPRVRISHPHRGHSIDFRHMIGNLRRKPGALRNLVYREALFPDHAYRRAWQAFDAQLDGRQACRDAVALLDIAARGDCVDVLARRIDEALDSGRLPDVESLRDEFLPTARSQRDVAIPPPDLHSYNSLIASGEVH; translated from the coding sequence ATGACCCATCGTCGCCAACACACCCAGGCCGTCGCGGCTGCCAAGGCCGGTATCAGCGAACGCAGCGCACGCCGGATCGAGAACGATCCGCAGCTTCCGTCCCAGAAGAAGAAGGAGCGCCACTGGCGCACCCGCGCCGATCCGCTCGAGCCATTCTGGCCACGTATAGAGGAGTTGCTCCAGATCGACGGTATCATTGCCGTCACGGTCTTCGAGACGCTCCAGGACGAGTTCGGCGAGGATGCTGTTCCCGATGCGATACGACGAACACTGGAACGCCGGATCGCCCGCTGGCGGGCACTGCACGGCGGCGAGAAGGAGATCTTCTTCCCGCAGCATCATGAGCCCGGTCGGCAGGGCCTGTCGGATTTCACGGTATGCGACAGTCTCAAGGTCACTGTTGCCGGCGAGACCCTGGCCTATCGCCTCTACCACTTCCGCTTGGCGGCGAGTGGCTGGGAGCATGCGGCTGTCGTGCTGGGCGGGGAGAGCTTTGCCGCCCTTTCGGAGCACCTGCAGGATGCGTTGTGGAAGCTGGGCGGTGCGCCGGCCGAACACCGCAGCGATTCCCTGTCAGCCGCCTACAAAAACCTCGACGCCGATGCGCAGCGGGATTTCACCCGAAGCTATGACGAGCTGTGTCGTCATTACCGCATGCTTGCTACCCGCAACAACCGCGGCGAGGCGCACGAGAACGGATCGATCGAAGGTCCCCATGCCCATCTCAAGCGACGGCTCGATCAGGCCTTACGCCGGCGGGGCAGCCGCGATTTCGTCAGCATCGAGGCCTGGCGCGAGTTCGTTGAGGCGCAGGTCGCCAGACAGAACCGGCGGCATGCTGCGCGCATCGATGCAGAACGCAGGGTACTCAAGGCGCTGCCCGCAAGGCGAACCACCGATTTCGCCATGGTCACCGTCGATGTCACCCGCAACGGCACCGTCGCCATCGATCGGGTTACCTATTCGGTGCCTTCCCGCCTCGTCGGACGGCGCCTCAACGCGCATCTCTTTGACGATCGCATCGAGCTCTTCCTCGGCCCGGACAGGGTAATGTCCACGCCGCGTGTGCGGATCAGTCATCCCCACCGGGGGCATAGCATCGATTTCCGGCACATGATCGGTAACCTGCGCCGCAAGCCCGGTGCACTGCGCAACCTCGTCTACCGCGAAGCCCTCTTCCCCGATCACGCCTACCGGCGGGCCTGGCAAGCCTTCGATGCCCAACTCGATGGACGGCAGGCCTGCCGCGATGCCGTCGCGCTGCTCGATATCGCCGCCAGGGGCGACTGTGTCGACGTGCTGGCCCGGCGGATCGATGAGGCTCTCGACAGCGGGCGCTTGCCCGATGTCGAGAGCCTCAGGGACGAGTTCCTGCCAACCGCAAGATCGCAGCGCGATGTCGCTATCCCGCCACCCGATCTGCACAGCTACAACAGCCTGATCGCCAGCGGGGAGGTGCACTGA